The Thioalkalivibrio sulfidiphilus HL-EbGr7 genome includes a window with the following:
- the lptM gene encoding LPS translocon maturation chaperone LptM → MRICWSNLLMIAVVVALGSLSLLASCGQKGDLYLPEAEAAPAEETRNETPRP, encoded by the coding sequence ATGCGCATCTGCTGGTCCAATCTCCTCATGATCGCCGTGGTGGTGGCCCTGGGCAGCCTGTCGCTGCTGGCCAGCTGCGGTCAGAAGGGCGACCTCTACCTGCCCGAGGCCGAGGCGGCGCCGGCCGAGGAGACGCGCAACGAAACGCCGCGTCCGTAG
- the lysA gene encoding diaminopimelate decarboxylase translates to MDHFQYRDGVLHAEEVPLSQIAAAHGTPCYVYSRATLERHWRAFDTALGDHPHLICYAVKANSSLAVLNVLARLGSGFDIVSVGELERVLRAGGEASRVVFSGVGKRADEMRRALEVGIRCFNVESEAELARLNGVAGELGVEAPVSIRVNPDVDARTHPYISTGLKENKFGVDIRVAPALYRQAADMAHIRVVGVDCHIGSQLTGLSPFVDALKRVLELARTLEADGIGLDHLDLGGGLGIRYRDEEPPLPDAYARALFEGLADTRYEILLEPGRAIAGNAGVLLTRVEYLKHTEHKDFAVVDAAMNDLIRPALYGAWQEIVPVAPRLGESRTYDVVGPVCETGDFLGKERALVLAEDDLLAVRSAGAYGFTMSSNYNTRPRAAEVMVDGEQVHLVNRRESLEELMARETLLP, encoded by the coding sequence ATGGATCATTTCCAGTATCGCGACGGTGTGCTGCACGCCGAGGAAGTCCCCCTGAGCCAGATCGCCGCCGCCCACGGCACGCCCTGCTACGTCTACTCGCGGGCCACCCTGGAGCGGCACTGGCGGGCCTTCGACACGGCCCTGGGCGACCATCCGCATCTCATCTGTTACGCGGTGAAGGCCAACTCCAGCCTGGCGGTGCTGAACGTGCTGGCGCGCCTGGGTTCCGGGTTCGACATCGTCTCCGTGGGCGAGCTGGAGCGGGTGCTGCGCGCCGGCGGTGAGGCATCGCGGGTGGTGTTCTCCGGGGTGGGCAAGCGCGCCGACGAGATGCGCCGGGCGCTCGAGGTGGGCATCCGCTGTTTCAACGTGGAGTCCGAAGCGGAGCTGGCGCGCCTCAATGGCGTGGCCGGCGAGCTGGGCGTCGAGGCGCCGGTGTCCATCCGGGTGAACCCGGACGTGGATGCCAGGACCCATCCCTACATCTCCACGGGACTGAAGGAAAACAAGTTCGGCGTGGACATCCGCGTCGCCCCGGCCCTGTACCGCCAGGCCGCCGACATGGCCCACATCCGGGTAGTGGGCGTGGACTGCCACATCGGCTCCCAGCTCACGGGCCTGAGCCCCTTCGTGGATGCCCTCAAGCGCGTGCTGGAGCTGGCCCGCACCCTGGAGGCGGACGGCATCGGCCTGGATCACCTGGACCTGGGCGGCGGGCTTGGCATCCGCTACCGGGACGAGGAACCGCCCCTGCCGGACGCCTATGCCCGCGCCCTGTTCGAGGGCCTGGCCGACACCCGCTACGAGATCCTGCTGGAGCCGGGCCGGGCGATTGCCGGCAACGCCGGCGTGCTGCTCACCCGGGTGGAATACCTCAAGCACACCGAGCACAAGGACTTCGCCGTGGTGGACGCCGCCATGAACGACCTGATCCGCCCGGCCCTCTACGGCGCCTGGCAGGAGATCGTGCCGGTGGCGCCCCGCCTGGGCGAGTCGCGCACCTACGACGTGGTGGGACCGGTGTGCGAGACCGGTGACTTCCTGGGCAAGGAGCGCGCCCTGGTGCTGGCCGAGGACGACCTGCTGGCGGTGCGCTCCGCCGGCGCCTACGGCTTCACCATGAGCTCCAACTACAACACCCGCCCCCGCGCCGCCGAGGTGATGGTGGACGGCGAGCAGGTGCATCTGGTCAACCGCCGCGAGAGCCTGGAAGAGCTCATGGCGCGGGAGACGCTGCTGCCGTAG
- a CDS encoding class I SAM-dependent methyltransferase yields the protein MHRTPEPELMLDPDQARAYAEADFEAPHSRFVELFREAFPGLAVSGPVLDLGCGPGDISMRFARAFPEANVDGVDGAPAMLAEGERLLAGSGLEGRVRLVQACLPADAPPRERYRGVISNSLLHHLHEPAVLWDAVAHYTEPGGFVFIMDLMRPDSRASAEAMVAQYAADEPPVLQRDFFHSLLAAFRVDEVREQLDRASLAGLDVRAVSDRHLVVSGLMRAG from the coding sequence ATGCACCGAACCCCCGAACCCGAACTGATGCTCGACCCGGACCAGGCCCGGGCCTACGCGGAGGCGGACTTCGAGGCGCCCCACAGCCGCTTCGTCGAGCTGTTCCGGGAGGCCTTCCCCGGTCTGGCGGTCAGCGGTCCGGTGCTGGATCTGGGCTGCGGACCCGGGGACATCAGCATGCGCTTCGCCCGGGCCTTCCCCGAGGCGAACGTGGACGGAGTGGACGGCGCCCCGGCCATGCTGGCCGAGGGCGAGCGCCTGCTCGCCGGGAGCGGGCTCGAGGGTCGGGTGCGCCTGGTGCAGGCCTGCCTGCCGGCGGATGCCCCGCCCCGCGAGCGCTACCGGGGCGTGATCTCCAACAGCCTGCTGCACCATCTCCATGAACCCGCCGTGCTCTGGGATGCCGTGGCCCATTACACCGAGCCCGGCGGTTTCGTGTTCATCATGGATCTCATGCGCCCCGATTCACGGGCATCCGCCGAGGCCATGGTGGCGCAGTACGCGGCCGACGAGCCGCCGGTGCTACAGCGGGATTTCTTCCACTCCCTGCTGGCGGCGTTTCGCGTGGACGAGGTGCGTGAGCAACTGGACAGGGCCAGCCTGGCCGGCCTGGATGTGCGGGCTGTGAGTGATCGACACCTGGTGGTGAGTGGGTTGATGCGCGCCGGGTGA
- a CDS encoding HigA family addiction module antitoxin — translation MATHRMRPIHPGEILREEYLAPLGMSVNALARALRVPATRLHEIVNERRAVSADTALRLARFFGGDAQSWLNLQSTYELRLAEAERGDIIKKEVAPRAA, via the coding sequence ATGGCCACCCACCGCATGCGTCCCATTCATCCAGGGGAGATCCTGCGCGAGGAGTATCTGGCGCCACTTGGCATGAGCGTGAATGCCCTGGCCCGCGCGTTGCGGGTCCCGGCCACGCGCCTGCATGAAATCGTCAATGAACGTCGTGCAGTGAGCGCGGACACCGCCTTGCGTCTCGCCCGTTTCTTCGGCGGGGACGCCCAGTCCTGGCTGAATCTTCAGAGCACCTATGAGCTCCGCCTGGCCGAGGCCGAGCGCGGCGACATCATCAAGAAAGAGGTCGCGCCCCGCGCGGCGTGA
- a CDS encoding type II toxin-antitoxin system RelE/ParE family toxin, with the protein MIKSFADKDTRALFEGGDPRRFRAFRAQAERKLALLDAATTLEFLRSPPGNRLEALTGDRKGQWSIRINQQWRLCFCWQDGNAYDVGIVDYH; encoded by the coding sequence ATGATCAAGAGCTTCGCGGATAAGGATACCCGCGCCTTGTTCGAAGGCGGTGACCCACGCCGCTTTCGGGCATTTCGCGCTCAGGCCGAGCGGAAGCTGGCCCTGCTCGATGCCGCAACGACGCTGGAATTCCTGCGCAGTCCACCGGGCAACCGCCTCGAGGCCCTGACCGGCGACCGGAAAGGACAATGGAGTATCCGCATCAACCAGCAGTGGCGATTGTGCTTCTGCTGGCAAGATGGCAATGCCTATGACGTCGGGATCGTCGACTATCACTAG
- the dapF gene encoding diaminopimelate epimerase — protein sequence MRIQFSKMHGLGNDFVVIDAIHQPVDLSPDQVRLLAHRRFGVGCDQVLLVERPSDPAAADFRYRIFNADGNEVEQCGNGARCFAVFVRERGLTAKDHIPVETAAGIIHLQVQPDGQVTVDMGPPRLKPWQIPFEAESAMTSYPLEVEGETYEIGAVSMGNPHAVLRVDNVQTAPVARLGPLIEAHPRFPRHVNVGFMQVVSPGEIRLRVYERGVGETLACGTGACAAVVSGRIQGLLDETVAVDLPGGRLVINWAGQEEAPVMMTGPATQVFTGSIDI from the coding sequence ATGCGCATACAATTCAGCAAGATGCACGGCCTCGGCAACGATTTCGTGGTCATCGATGCCATCCATCAGCCGGTGGATCTGAGCCCCGATCAGGTGCGCCTGCTGGCACACCGGCGCTTCGGCGTGGGCTGCGACCAGGTGTTGCTGGTGGAGCGCCCCTCGGACCCGGCGGCAGCCGACTTCCGCTATCGCATCTTCAACGCCGACGGCAACGAGGTGGAGCAGTGCGGCAACGGCGCCCGCTGCTTCGCGGTGTTCGTGCGCGAGCGGGGGCTCACCGCCAAGGACCACATCCCGGTGGAGACCGCAGCCGGCATCATCCATCTCCAGGTGCAGCCGGACGGGCAGGTGACCGTGGACATGGGCCCGCCCCGCCTCAAGCCCTGGCAGATCCCCTTCGAGGCGGAGAGCGCCATGACCTCCTACCCCCTGGAGGTGGAGGGCGAGACCTATGAGATCGGTGCCGTGTCCATGGGCAACCCCCACGCGGTGCTGCGGGTGGACAACGTGCAGACCGCGCCGGTGGCCCGGCTCGGTCCGCTGATCGAGGCCCACCCGCGCTTTCCCCGCCACGTGAACGTGGGCTTCATGCAGGTGGTCTCTCCGGGCGAGATCCGCCTGCGGGTCTACGAGCGGGGCGTGGGCGAAACGCTGGCCTGCGGCACCGGGGCCTGTGCCGCGGTGGTGTCCGGGCGCATCCAGGGCCTGCTGGACGAGACCGTGGCCGTGGACCTGCCCGGTGGACGGCTTGTGATAAACTGGGCCGGACAAGAAGAGGCGCCGGTGATGATGACCGGCCCCGCCACTCAGGTCTTCACAGGCAGCATCGACATATGA
- a CDS encoding DUF484 family protein, whose protein sequence is MSTHTNLAEEALSEEAVEAWLRSHPDFFERHLALLDVLKLPHASGGAVSLIERQIGWLRDKNRQLERKLLDLVQLARENERLSQHMHHLALGLMDADSLDAVLATTQEQLRTEFRADHVVVRLLGDPAQGLHFVAEGDPALNSLESLFETRRPLCGRLSDEQLTALLPEADTPVQSAVAVPLMDGNRRLGILALGSREDTRFHPGMGTLFIGYLGEIISHAVATRLKA, encoded by the coding sequence ATGAGCACCCATACGAACCTGGCCGAGGAAGCGCTCAGCGAAGAGGCCGTGGAGGCTTGGCTGCGCAGTCATCCGGATTTTTTCGAACGCCACCTGGCCCTGCTGGACGTGCTCAAGTTGCCCCACGCCTCCGGCGGCGCGGTCTCCCTGATCGAGCGCCAGATCGGCTGGCTGCGGGACAAAAACCGCCAGTTGGAAAGAAAGCTCCTGGACCTGGTGCAACTGGCCCGGGAGAACGAGCGCCTGAGCCAGCACATGCATCACCTGGCCCTGGGGTTGATGGACGCCGACAGCCTGGACGCGGTGCTGGCCACCACCCAGGAGCAGCTGCGCACCGAGTTCCGCGCCGACCACGTGGTGGTCCGGCTGCTGGGTGATCCCGCCCAGGGTCTGCATTTCGTGGCCGAGGGCGACCCCGCGCTCAATTCCCTGGAATCCCTGTTCGAGACCCGCCGCCCCCTGTGCGGACGCCTGAGCGATGAACAGCTCACCGCACTGCTCCCCGAGGCCGACACCCCGGTGCAGTCCGCCGTGGCCGTGCCGCTCATGGACGGCAACCGCCGTCTGGGCATCCTGGCCCTGGGCAGCCGCGAGGACACCCGTTTCCATCCCGGCATGGGCACCCTGTTCATCGGCTACCTGGGAGAGATCATCTCCCACGCGGTGGCGACAAGGCTCAAGGCCTGA
- the xerC gene encoding tyrosine recombinase XerC, whose product MSVAKSPWIDRYLRHLREERRYSPHTVENYARDLRRLCEAVGDDWSSVKVHDIRALVAKEHRQGAGSKTLQRLLSAIRGFFNYLIREGVADANPALDVRAPKSGRKLPGVLDVDQVARLLDLPGDEALVVRDRAILELFYSSGLRLAELVGLDLVDVDLGDAQLRVTGKGRKARDLPIGRHAVAALKAWLPMRAGLAAADEQALFVGQRGRRLGARAVQTRLARHAGLQGLDRRVHPHLLRHSFASHLLESSGDLRAVQELLGHADISTTQVYTHLDYQHLAKVYDAAHPRARRKPSS is encoded by the coding sequence TTGAGCGTCGCCAAATCGCCCTGGATCGATCGTTATCTCCGCCACCTGCGCGAGGAGCGTCGCTACTCCCCCCACACCGTCGAGAACTACGCCCGGGACCTTCGCCGCCTGTGTGAAGCGGTGGGCGATGACTGGTCCTCGGTGAAGGTCCATGACATCCGCGCCCTAGTGGCGAAGGAACACCGCCAGGGGGCCGGCAGCAAGACCCTGCAGCGCCTGCTGTCGGCCATCCGGGGCTTCTTCAATTACCTGATCCGGGAAGGGGTGGCGGACGCCAACCCGGCCCTGGACGTGCGCGCGCCCAAGTCCGGGCGCAAGCTGCCCGGGGTGTTGGACGTGGACCAGGTCGCCCGGCTGCTGGACCTGCCCGGGGACGAGGCCCTGGTGGTGCGCGACCGGGCGATCCTGGAGCTGTTCTATTCCTCGGGCCTGCGTCTCGCCGAGCTGGTGGGTCTGGACCTGGTGGACGTGGATCTCGGCGATGCCCAGCTGCGGGTCACCGGCAAGGGCCGCAAGGCCCGGGACCTGCCCATCGGCCGCCACGCCGTCGCGGCGCTCAAGGCCTGGCTGCCCATGCGCGCGGGGCTCGCCGCCGCCGATGAACAGGCCCTGTTCGTGGGCCAGCGGGGCCGGCGCCTGGGGGCCCGGGCGGTGCAGACCCGGCTGGCGCGCCATGCGGGGTTGCAGGGCCTGGACCGGCGCGTGCATCCCCACCTGCTGCGCCATTCCTTCGCCAGCCACCTGCTGGAATCCTCCGGCGACCTGCGCGCCGTGCAGGAGTTGCTGGGCCATGCCGACATCAGCACCACCCAGGTCTACACCCATCTCGACTACCAGCACCTCGCCAAGGTCTACGACGCCGCCCATCCCCGGGCCCGGCGCAAGCCCTCCAGCTGA
- a CDS encoding AAA family ATPase yields MNTMTVQQQILALREQLNTVVVGQHRLLDRLVISLLTGGHVLVEGLPGLAKTTAVKALADGVHARFKRLQFTPDLLPGDLTGSEVYLADRHEFVFREGPLFNEILLADEINRAPAKVQSALLEAMQEHQVTVAGVTRPLPPLFMVMATQNPLEQAGTYPLPEAQLDRFLLHVVLDYPSAEEELAILRLDRARLRGERPDTDHGPVTVETVLAARAEVADLHIDPSLEAYIVALVGATRSGAGAGQLALGASPRASLAIARAASAEAYLRGRDYVSPDDILAVAPDCLRHRVMLSMQAHMDGVDRDTVLAGLIGAVPVP; encoded by the coding sequence ATGAACACCATGACCGTCCAGCAGCAGATCCTCGCCCTGCGCGAACAACTCAACACCGTGGTGGTGGGCCAACACCGGCTGCTGGATCGCCTGGTGATCAGCCTGCTCACCGGCGGCCACGTGCTGGTGGAGGGCCTGCCGGGCCTGGCCAAGACCACGGCGGTGAAGGCCCTGGCCGACGGTGTGCACGCCCGCTTCAAGCGCCTGCAGTTCACCCCCGACCTGCTGCCCGGGGACCTCACCGGAAGCGAGGTCTACCTGGCTGACCGCCATGAGTTCGTGTTCCGGGAGGGCCCCCTGTTTAACGAGATCCTGTTGGCGGACGAGATCAACCGCGCCCCGGCCAAGGTGCAGTCCGCCCTGCTGGAGGCCATGCAGGAGCACCAGGTCACCGTGGCCGGGGTCACCCGGCCCCTGCCGCCCCTGTTCATGGTCATGGCCACCCAGAACCCCCTGGAACAGGCGGGCACCTACCCCCTGCCCGAGGCCCAGCTGGACCGTTTCCTGCTGCACGTGGTGCTGGACTACCCTTCCGCCGAAGAGGAGCTGGCCATCCTGCGCCTGGACCGGGCCAGGCTGCGGGGCGAACGTCCGGACACTGACCACGGCCCGGTGACCGTGGAGACCGTGCTGGCGGCCCGGGCGGAGGTGGCGGATCTGCACATCGACCCGTCACTGGAGGCCTACATCGTCGCCCTGGTGGGCGCCACCCGCAGCGGCGCCGGCGCCGGGCAGCTGGCCCTGGGCGCCTCGCCCCGGGCCTCCCTGGCCATCGCCCGGGCCGCCAGCGCCGAGGCCTACCTGCGCGGCCGGGACTACGTGAGCCCCGACGACATCCTGGCCGTGGCCCCCGACTGCCTGCGCCACCGGGTGATGCTCAGCATGCAGGCCCACATGGACGGGGTGGACCGGGACACGGTGCTCGCCGGGCTCATCGGCGCGGTCCCCGTGCCCTGA
- a CDS encoding DUF58 domain-containing protein has translation MRAWLQARWRRRPGAGADPAVRPLLAADELQTLLRLAEQAPPRPPGGELPGGERPSPLRGHGLDFQELRRYQAGDDVRAMDWRTTARTGTPHIRLHHLEPRPCLYLLVDLGASMRFGTRVRLKAAQAARIAIHQALATVGEGGSVGAAVLGEDHPRQWPVRGGRGHALALARGLAAPCPPLESEATATGAAQLAALLAGLPRLLPAGAGILVLSDLRWLDLEQAAALGRLAAGGRTVTVVRITDTAERSLPPMGRVPFRLPGSDRPLWLDTARPGVRAAFDAHAEARARDCRRWLSGAGVGLLELGAETPARIWVRQLAGPGVPRAPRRHP, from the coding sequence ATGCGCGCCTGGCTGCAAGCACGCTGGCGTCGCCGCCCCGGGGCAGGCGCCGATCCGGCCGTCCGGCCCCTGCTGGCGGCGGACGAACTGCAGACCCTGTTGCGGCTCGCGGAACAGGCCCCGCCCCGCCCCCCCGGCGGCGAGTTGCCCGGCGGCGAACGGCCCTCGCCCCTGCGCGGCCACGGCCTGGACTTCCAGGAGCTGCGCCGCTACCAGGCCGGTGATGACGTGCGCGCCATGGACTGGCGCACCACCGCCCGCACCGGCACCCCCCACATCCGCCTGCATCACCTGGAGCCCCGCCCCTGCCTGTACCTGCTGGTGGACCTGGGGGCCAGCATGCGCTTCGGCACCCGGGTGCGGCTCAAGGCGGCCCAGGCGGCGCGCATCGCCATTCACCAGGCCCTGGCCACCGTGGGCGAGGGCGGCAGCGTGGGCGCGGCGGTGCTGGGGGAGGATCACCCCCGCCAGTGGCCGGTGCGCGGCGGTCGGGGCCATGCCCTGGCACTGGCCCGGGGGCTGGCCGCGCCCTGCCCGCCCCTGGAATCTGAGGCGACGGCGACAGGTGCCGCCCAGTTGGCCGCCCTGCTGGCTGGCCTGCCCCGGTTGCTGCCGGCCGGTGCCGGGATCCTGGTGCTCAGCGACCTGCGCTGGCTGGACCTTGAGCAGGCGGCGGCCCTGGGGCGTCTGGCCGCCGGTGGACGGACCGTGACCGTGGTGCGCATCACCGACACCGCCGAGCGCAGCCTGCCCCCCATGGGCCGGGTGCCGTTCCGGCTGCCCGGTTCGGACCGGCCCCTGTGGCTGGACACTGCCCGGCCGGGGGTGCGCGCCGCCTTCGACGCCCACGCCGAGGCCCGCGCCCGGGACTGCCGGCGCTGGCTGAGCGGCGCCGGCGTGGGGCTGCTGGAACTGGGCGCCGAGACCCCGGCGCGGATCTGGGTCCGGCAACTGGCCGGACCGGGGGTGCCACGGGCGCCTCGGCGGCACCCGTGA
- a CDS encoding VWA domain-containing protein: MNASLGLGVGLELAAPLWLLLLPLALLPLWPGLGGRPVEGGQTWLRHPDAAGLGSAARQRGAGAVPWLRVLALALLLLALAQPRSPGEFIPEPVAGRDLVLVVDTSGSMLVRDYRAEGRPVSRIEVLQGVVTRFVRAREGDRFALIPMAEEAATLVPLTGDRELVASQLARLRAGMLGDDTAIGDGIALALRQLQASGAERRPALILFSDGESNAGLLRPSEALALARAAGVALYTVEITGGQALAPVEGEPSLADMAETTGGRHFHVTRSADLEAVIATIDRLEAAEAAPPGGERLWRPWYPLPLGGALALLAVAGLLALRRGP; the protein is encoded by the coding sequence GTGAATGCCTCACTGGGCTTGGGCGTCGGCCTGGAACTGGCGGCGCCCCTGTGGCTGCTGCTCCTGCCCCTGGCCCTGCTGCCCCTGTGGCCGGGCCTAGGCGGGCGGCCCGTGGAAGGGGGGCAGACCTGGCTGCGTCACCCGGACGCGGCGGGCCTGGGCAGCGCTGCCCGGCAACGGGGGGCGGGCGCCGTGCCCTGGCTGCGGGTGCTGGCGCTTGCCCTGCTGTTGCTGGCCCTGGCCCAGCCCCGCAGCCCCGGCGAGTTCATCCCCGAGCCCGTGGCGGGCCGGGACCTGGTCCTGGTGGTGGATACCTCCGGCAGCATGCTGGTGCGGGACTACCGGGCCGAGGGCCGCCCGGTGTCGCGCATCGAGGTGTTGCAGGGGGTGGTCACCCGCTTCGTGCGCGCCCGGGAGGGGGACCGCTTTGCCCTGATCCCCATGGCCGAGGAGGCCGCCACCCTGGTGCCCCTGACCGGGGACCGGGAACTGGTGGCCAGCCAGCTGGCGCGCCTGCGGGCGGGCATGCTGGGGGACGACACCGCCATCGGCGACGGCATCGCCCTGGCCCTGCGCCAGCTGCAGGCCTCGGGGGCCGAGCGCCGCCCGGCGCTGATCCTGTTCTCCGACGGCGAGAGCAACGCAGGCCTCCTGCGCCCCAGCGAGGCCCTGGCCCTGGCCCGGGCGGCGGGGGTGGCGCTCTATACCGTGGAGATCACCGGCGGCCAGGCCCTGGCCCCGGTGGAGGGCGAGCCGAGCCTGGCGGACATGGCCGAGACCACCGGCGGACGCCATTTCCACGTCACCCGCAGTGCCGACCTGGAGGCCGTGATCGCCACCATCGACCGGCTGGAGGCCGCCGAGGCGGCCCCTCCGGGCGGCGAGCGCCTGTGGCGGCCCTGGTATCCCCTGCCCCTGGGCGGCGCCCTGGCCCTGCTGGCCGTCGCCGGATTGCTGGCCCTGAGGCGCGGCCCGTGA
- a CDS encoding vWA domain-containing protein has protein sequence MNLGTQLALLEWRAPLWLLLAGLPWLLAALGRLRERPLRRYADRALRPWALYQAGRDTGLRFGLHALAWLLLAAALAGPRVPAPVQVAGEGHRGDVSLMLVLDVSATMQAQDLAPRRLTRALLEVDGMLEGLRGERVGLVAFAGRALMLAPPTHDRRLLSHYLSRGPEALADPAGLSASRAVAEGLRLAGEALEGSGAVVLITDGDARAFAGARLAAMQTQARALRDAGHTLYVLGVGGTEPVPVPDGAGGLLREGGETLLSRLDAEALTRLAEVGGGHYAQAGALGQSSLGRAWERLYADAVVRLPSSRSVTHWQELHPWLLAPGLVLLLLSWLRPAPAPASALVLALLLPLQPAPVSADEPALALQAHSAWNAGAFARALNAYARLPGHPGRLGEGASAYRLGDFEHAAEAFIQAWLTAPGDRERAEALFNLGNARFRQEDYAAAVETYRGALAYPSPHRQAIEHNLALAAGREREAGGPGLAGRRARQATEDVGRMDLEETPGFPEDEETPRLPTEEGDREALGEAVARGELEGRAERPAGGPGRRLAVDREYDAALLKQDQLEDRDLRLWRALRDRESPGGGGAP, from the coding sequence ATGAACCTGGGCACACAACTGGCGCTGCTGGAGTGGCGCGCGCCCCTGTGGCTGCTGCTGGCCGGGCTGCCCTGGCTGCTGGCGGCCCTGGGGCGGCTGCGGGAGCGGCCCCTGCGCCGCTATGCCGACCGTGCCCTGCGGCCCTGGGCCCTGTACCAGGCCGGCCGGGACACGGGGCTGCGCTTCGGGCTCCATGCCCTGGCCTGGCTGCTGCTGGCCGCCGCTCTGGCCGGGCCCCGGGTACCGGCCCCGGTACAGGTGGCCGGGGAGGGCCACCGGGGGGATGTCTCCCTGATGCTGGTGCTGGACGTCTCGGCCACCATGCAGGCGCAGGACCTCGCCCCCCGGCGCCTGACCCGGGCCCTGCTGGAGGTGGATGGCATGTTGGAAGGGCTGCGGGGGGAGCGGGTGGGCCTGGTGGCCTTCGCCGGGCGCGCCCTGATGCTCGCCCCGCCCACCCACGACCGCCGCCTGCTGAGCCATTACCTGTCCCGGGGCCCCGAGGCCCTGGCGGACCCCGCCGGTCTGTCCGCCAGCCGGGCCGTGGCCGAAGGCCTGCGACTGGCCGGCGAGGCCCTGGAAGGCAGCGGCGCGGTGGTGCTGATTACCGATGGCGACGCCCGGGCCTTTGCCGGGGCGCGGCTGGCCGCCATGCAAACCCAGGCGCGGGCCCTGCGGGACGCGGGCCACACCCTGTACGTGCTGGGCGTGGGGGGCACGGAGCCGGTGCCGGTGCCCGACGGCGCGGGTGGCCTGCTGCGGGAGGGGGGCGAGACCCTGCTCTCGCGCCTGGATGCCGAGGCGCTCACCCGCCTGGCCGAGGTCGGCGGCGGCCACTATGCCCAGGCCGGCGCACTGGGCCAATCTTCACTGGGCCGGGCCTGGGAGCGGCTCTACGCCGACGCGGTGGTCCGTCTGCCCAGCAGCCGTTCCGTGACCCACTGGCAGGAACTCCACCCCTGGCTGCTGGCGCCGGGCTTGGTCCTGCTGCTGCTCTCCTGGCTGCGCCCCGCGCCCGCGCCCGCGTCCGCCCTGGTGCTGGCGCTGCTGCTGCCCCTGCAGCCCGCCCCGGTGTCGGCCGACGAGCCTGCCCTGGCGCTGCAGGCACACAGCGCCTGGAACGCCGGGGCCTTCGCCCGGGCCCTGAACGCCTATGCACGCCTGCCCGGCCACCCCGGGCGCCTGGGGGAGGGGGCCAGCGCCTACCGGCTGGGGGATTTCGAGCACGCCGCCGAGGCCTTCATCCAGGCCTGGCTGACGGCCCCCGGCGACCGGGAGCGGGCCGAGGCCCTGTTCAACCTGGGCAATGCCCGCTTCCGCCAGGAGGACTACGCCGCCGCCGTGGAGACCTACCGGGGGGCCCTGGCCTACCCCTCGCCCCATCGCCAGGCCATCGAGCACAACCTGGCCCTGGCGGCAGGCCGAGAGCGGGAGGCGGGCGGCCCCGGCCTGGCGGGGCGCCGCGCCCGCCAGGCCACCGAGGACGTGGGGCGCATGGACCTGGAGGAGACCCCGGGGTTTCCCGAGGACGAGGAGACGCCCCGGCTGCCCACCGAGGAGGGGGACCGGGAGGCCCTGGGTGAGGCGGTGGCCCGGGGCGAGCTGGAGGGCCGGGCCGAGCGGCCGGCGGGCGGCCCCGGGCGGCGCCTGGCCGTGGACCGGGAATACGACGCAGCCCTGCTCAAGCAGGATCAGCTGGAGGACCGGGATCTGCGCCTTTGGCGCGCCCTGCGCGACCGCGAATCGCCCGGTGGCGGGGGCGCGCCATGA